Proteins from a genomic interval of Stenotrophomonas maltophilia R551-3:
- a CDS encoding O-antigen ligase family protein, giving the protein MIPLSPPNTRTTGLLAGAYTLVLGALPTLLMITMEGGSAGFYLAILLSIILLLTPSASPALLPGSARRYGWMAAGMAVMLIGVLTSLAVHGIWKGSEVEKAARLLSMLMILFAALRVPRAILSRALLGTLPAVWSAAAIIGWLALETGVRPATQQFNAVTYGDLTLLFGVLSLLSLGLPVTRFTRIEATLKLLTGILGLIAFLWTQTRGGLLAIPCFLLIGLLVMGRRLGRMKILLGLVLAAGVGVMATHDGALRDRIDAGVNEYGDCSADHLADTSVCIRLQLWTAAGYMIREQPVFGVGGGDRFRRELERLAAEGKVSAMVARDFGETHNDLLYFLATYGVLGGLGLVLVYLAPALVFLPRLWRGDERSRLHAAAGLSICVAFAVFGVTEMMLRDMRTASFYAAWVALLLALSEPRSGTQDAASTAS; this is encoded by the coding sequence GTGATCCCGCTTTCCCCGCCCAACACCCGCACCACCGGCCTTCTGGCTGGCGCCTACACCTTGGTGCTGGGTGCGTTGCCGACGCTGTTGATGATCACCATGGAGGGCGGCAGCGCCGGCTTCTACCTGGCGATCCTGTTGTCGATCATCCTGCTGTTGACGCCTTCGGCATCGCCGGCCCTGCTGCCCGGCTCAGCCAGGCGTTATGGCTGGATGGCTGCGGGCATGGCGGTGATGTTGATCGGCGTGTTGACCAGCCTGGCGGTTCACGGCATCTGGAAGGGCTCGGAAGTGGAGAAGGCGGCGCGGCTGCTGTCGATGCTGATGATCCTGTTCGCTGCATTGCGGGTGCCGCGCGCGATTCTCTCCCGCGCTTTGCTGGGAACCTTGCCGGCGGTGTGGTCGGCAGCGGCGATCATCGGCTGGCTGGCGCTGGAAACCGGCGTGCGGCCTGCGACCCAGCAGTTCAACGCGGTGACCTACGGCGATCTGACCCTGCTGTTCGGTGTGCTGAGCCTGTTGTCGCTGGGCCTGCCGGTGACCCGTTTCACCAGGATCGAGGCAACGCTGAAGCTGCTTACCGGTATCCTCGGCCTGATCGCATTCCTGTGGACCCAGACCCGTGGCGGCCTGCTGGCGATTCCCTGCTTCCTGCTGATCGGGCTGCTGGTGATGGGCCGTCGGCTGGGCCGCATGAAGATCCTGCTGGGCCTGGTGCTGGCGGCCGGCGTGGGGGTCATGGCCACCCATGATGGCGCGCTGCGTGATCGCATCGATGCCGGTGTCAACGAGTATGGCGACTGCAGTGCCGACCATCTGGCCGACACCTCGGTCTGCATCCGCCTGCAGCTGTGGACCGCGGCGGGTTACATGATCCGCGAGCAGCCCGTGTTCGGTGTCGGTGGCGGCGATCGTTTCCGCAGGGAGCTGGAGCGGCTGGCCGCCGAGGGCAAGGTCTCGGCGATGGTCGCGCGTGACTTCGGCGAGACCCACAACGACCTGCTGTACTTCCTGGCCACCTACGGTGTGCTGGGTGGGCTGGGCCTGGTGCTGGTGTACCTGGCGCCCGCCCTGGTGTTCCTGCCACGCCTGTGGCGTGGTGATGAACGATCGCGGTTGCATGCTGCGGCGGGCCTGAGCATCTGCGTGGCGTTTGCCGTCTTCGGCGTCACCGAGATGATGCTGCGTGACATGCGCACCGCCTCGTTCTACGCCGCCTGGGTGGCCCTGCTGCTGGCCCTGTCCGAACCGCGCAGTGGAACTCAGGACGCCGCCAGCACCGCCTCGTAG